Within the Metasolibacillus fluoroglycofenilyticus genome, the region GTAACCCCTCATCAACTTGGAACACGACATTTCCACCATGACCACCATCTCCACCAGCTGGACCACCATTTGGCACATATTTTTCGCGACGGAAAGCAACCATACCATCTCCGCCGTCTCCACCTTTTACATAAATTTTCACGTGATCGACAAACATTGTTTTCACTCCAGTCCTGCGCTTAATACATAGTGTAACGAATGGTTTGTCACTTCTATCATATCAATGCACATATGTTCGGTTTCTTTTATTATCGGCATCTCAGACCAATTACCAGTTAAATGAAAAATCAACTGAAATTGTGATGCATCTGACTTTGTTGTAATTTGAAGCTGATGCTCAGCATATGCATCAAGCCCATCATAAATATGGATGACTGTGTTTTCCAAGTATTGCGCTAGCTTTTCATCAAGCTGTGGTTGATTTACTGCTTGCTGCACATCGCTATGGAGCTTTAAATCAATTGCTGGAAAGCGCCATGTGAATGTTTGAAGCCATTCTAAAGTTTGTGGTAGCTGCAATTTATTCATATTCGATAGCTTTTTACTATTGTCTGAAATATTTTTAATAATTTGCTTCGCTTCCTCAATACGCTGTAAATCTAAATTCATTGAAATTAAATTCAGTTGATTTAAAAAATCATGATTGGCAAAACGCAATACCTCATTTACCGTTAACAGCTTTGTCGTCATGTTCTACACTCCAATCAGTTATCGTTATTAGTATAGCAAGTTTTGCAGTTTTTTTCCCTTAAAACTACATAGAAAAGTTCCAGTGTATCAATACTTAAGAAAATTCCAGTCATCCATTGATAGAAAAAAGGCTGACACGTAAATGATAGCTTTACGCGTCAGCCCTTCGTTATAACCATTATGCTTCTTGAGCTACTGGGTATACAGATACTTTTTTCTTGTCGCGACCTAAGCGTTCGAATTTAACAACGCCGTCAACTTTAGCGAATAAAGTATCATCTCCACCACGGCCTACGTTTGTACCTGGGTAGATTTTCGTACCGCGTTGACGGTAAAGAATCGAACCACCAGTTACGAATTGACCATCAGCACGTTTAGCGCCAAGGCGTTTTGATTCAGAGTCACGTCCGTTTTTCGTAGAACCTACACCTTTTTTAGATGCGAAAAATTGTAAGTCTAATGTTAATAATAAGTTCATTGCGATGCACCTCCTAGACCATTTTATATTTCAATTCAATAAAGTCTGAATAACTAGCTGTCATCGTGTAAAATTGTGTCACCATAGTATTCAGTATCATTTGAAGCTTATCGTCTGTTTCACGTTCTAAGTCATTTGGGATTGTTACCTTTAAGTAGCCTCCCTCATCTCCCTGCTCGATTTCAGGTGTGATTCCTGTAAGCTGTGGTATCGCATTGACAGCACCAAAGGCGATGGCAGATGCTCCCGCACATACTAAATCACGTCCATAAACGTCAGAAAGTGCATGACCTGATATTTCAAATCCATACGATTTGCGATTTTCATCACTATAAATAGTTACCGTGATCACGTGAGTTCACCTCGAAATTAAGCGTTGATTGCTTCAACAACTAATTTTGTGTATGGTTGACGGTGACCTTGCTTACGACGGTAGTTTTTCTTCGCTTTCATTTTGAAAACAGTAATTTTTTTAGCGCGACCTTCTTTTACAACCTTTGCTGTAACAGTTGCACCTTCAACAGTTGGAGCACCAACTTTAACTGTTTCTCCACCTACGAATAAAACTTTATCGAAAGTTACGATTTCGTCAGCAGCCACACCTAGCTTTTCAACATAGATTTCTTGACCTGCTTCAACTTTGATTTGTTTACCACCAGTTTCAATAATTGCGTACATTAAAATGCACCTCCTCTTTAGACTAAGACTCGCCTGTTACTATCAAGGTGTTAGCTAAACTAGCTACTCTTAGGCACCTTGCCAGTGCGGTTGTAGCGGGTGCTACAAACAATAACATTAAAATACTACCATAAGAAAAAACTTACGTCAACCTATTCAAAACAATTTTCTCATAAGCAATGCGGTATTTTCGGTACTTCCATTCCCCTACTAAATTAATCCATAATAAAATACTTAGCAATAGAACAGGAATAGATTTTGGTAGCATGATAAATGCTAATATTGCAATTATAGTAAAAAAGCACAGCGAAAGCGATAAAAAAAGCTCATATATTTTTGCTTTTGGAAATAGGGTGAGCAGCAAATAACATATGATTTTCCCACCATCGAGCGGTAAAAAGGGCAATAAATTTAAACAGAGTAAATAAAATTGCACTTTAAAAAAGGGAGCAGCAAGCAGCGGCGGTAACAGCATACAGCTTGCCATCCCAATAAGTGTTGCACAAGGTCCACCGAGCGCGATGATAAGCCTTTGTAAATACGTGCCTTCCTGCCGCAGCTTAATTTCTCCACCATAGGGCATAATCACACAGCTTTTTAACTGTAAATTGACAGCCTTCGCTGCTAATAAATGCCCCATTTCATGTACAATTAAAGAGCATAAAATAATACTATAAAGTGCGATATTACCAGTAAAGACCATCATCAACAGAACAAGCAACAATAAAGGGTGTATCGTTATTCGCAACATGCTACATCTGCTCATTTAGCCAAGCTAATGTTTTTTCCAAATCAAGCACCTGATTGTCCTTCTCTATGCGAATATATAAATCGCCTGCTTGTTTTGTCGCAACAAGCTCATTGACAGCAATCGTTGTATATGGCAGCAATGAAAAATTATCAATAAAGCCATATGTCACAGTTGTATTGTCCTCGTAAAAAATTGAAATAGTTTGTCCTGTTTCTTTCGTATAGCCGGTAAAGACAACGATGCCATTTTGCAATGCAAAAAGACTTACCGTCTCCTCATACGTCATTAAATAGCCTTTATTACTTGGCTGAATTGCTGTAAAGTTTAGCATTTCTCTCATTTCAGGGTAATCAGCTACTTCAACCTTTTCCCCTTCGAAAATCGAAATACTGCGTAGTGTATTGCGCATAAATGTTAAATCATCTTGACTATAAACAACGCGTTTAATAAAGCTCGTCGTTTTCGTTTCTGGCAATTGCGTCGTTCCCCACACAATAACACATAATATAAAGGCAATGCCCCACTGCCATCTTTTCATGCCACCATCCTATTCGTTTTTAACAGTATATGCCGAAGCAAAGAAAAAAGAGCGTACCTGAAAAGTGATTTTGAGACACGCCATATACGACAAAGATAATAGTATTAGCGCAGAAGCTTATATCGAAAGCAAAACGATAAATAACCTACTTTTTTATTCATTTGAAATGCAAAGAAACATCAACTAGACTCAATGTTTACAACTTTAAAACAGGCTATCCAACTTTTCAAACAGTCGCAATTTTAATAAAACACAAACGAAAGCGTTCAACAAGCAGGCAACTGCACTGCTTGTTGAACGCCCTACCTACCCTATTTTGTAAACAATGACTTGATTTTAGCGAACATGCCCTTTGGCTCTGGTTCGATTGACATTAATGGCACAGATTCACCTAAAATACGACGTGCAATATTGCGATAGCCTAAGGAGGCTTTATTATCTGGATTCATCACGATTGGCTCACCTTTGTTTGACGAGCTAATCACGTCCTCACTATCTATAATAATTCCTAATAAATCAATAGATAAATGCGTTGTCACCTCGGTAATGTCCATCGTATCACCAGAGGCCATTAAATGATGACGAACGCGGTTAATAATTAATTTCGGTGCCTCAATCTCTTCTTGCTCCAATAAGCCGATAATTCGATCTGCATCGCGCACAGCGGAAATTTCAGGTGTCGTCACGACAATTGCGCGGTCCGCTCCAGCTACCGCATTGCGATAGCCTTGCTCGATACCTGCTGGACAATCGATTAACACATAATCAAAGTCACTTTTTAATTCGTTAACTAAGCTCTTCATTTGCTCAGGTGTCACAGCGTTTTTATCTGTTGTTTGAGCTGCAGGTAGTAAAAAAAGTTTATCATCGACTCGTTTATCCTTTACAAGTGCCTGATGCACTTTACAGCGACCTTCCACGACATCAACTAAATCATAAATAATACGATTTTCTAAACCTAACACAACATCTAAATTACGCAGACCAATATCTGTATCTACTAAGCATACTTTTTTTCCTTGAAGAGCCAATGCAGTACCGAGGTTGGCGCTTGTAGTTGTTTTACCTACGCCACCTTTTCCCGAAGTGATTACTATTGCTTCTCCCACATTAGCTTCCCCCTTTAAATGTTGTAAAAGATGGACGGAATTCCTTTACTTTTTGAATACGATCATAAGAAATTGTACCACTTTCATTAATATACGCACATAGCTGATCGGTATTTTCTTTGACAATTTGCTGCTCATTCGACATCACTTCAACGCAATCTGCTATGAGCACATGTGTCGGTTCAAAATGAGAGGCGCTAATTACAGCCTCCTCATTACCTTCTACACCCGCATGTGCAATACCTTTTAGTTTACCAAGAACATAAATATTGCCTCCAGCTTCAATGCGCCCGTTTGGATTGACATCTCCTAGCACGATAATATCACCTGTTGCTCTTAGCACTTGACCTGAACGTACAATCCCAACATATGTATCGCACTTTTTTTGTAGCATTTTTTGATTGCTTTCTTCGATTGTTAATACATCGCTCTGTACTTTTGAAACAATTAAGTTTCCCTGCTGCTGGACAATTGAAATAAGCTCTTTTTTTTGTGCAGCTGTGCAATAACGGGTTCCTAAATGCAGCTGCACGTCTAACTTCCCTTCAATTCCACCTTCAGAAGCTTTCTGTGCTAGCTCTTCTAAAAGCTCTGCATAGGCACATTGATCATCAAGCCGAAGTATTAAACCGTCCTTCGTTCCTTTAATATGGACGAGCTGTTTTTTCATGATAATATGCCACCCCACACTCCATTATCAATTATGCCTTGTCCATCTCTTTGACGCTTACACAAGAAAGCATTTCAAGTCTAAGCTTAGACCGATATGCTATCGGACATGGCGTTCTAAATTGAGTTTCTCTTTCATCAGCTGAAATTTATTTTCCTGCTAAATTTGCCCTTCCCCCACAGGAGGTTTAAGCCCCATTGCGTGCACGCTGTAATACCCGCTTGTTGA harbors:
- a CDS encoding septum site-determining protein MinC — protein: MKKQLVHIKGTKDGLILRLDDQCAYAELLEELAQKASEGGIEGKLDVQLHLGTRYCTAAQKKELISIVQQQGNLIVSKVQSDVLTIEESNQKMLQKKCDTYVGIVRSGQVLRATGDIIVLGDVNPNGRIEAGGNIYVLGKLKGIAHAGVEGNEEAVISASHFEPTHVLIADCVEVMSNEQQIVKENTDQLCAYINESGTISYDRIQKVKEFRPSFTTFKGGS
- the rplU gene encoding 50S ribosomal protein L21, whose protein sequence is MYAIIETGGKQIKVEAGQEIYVEKLGVAADEIVTFDKVLFVGGETVKVGAPTVEGATVTAKVVKEGRAKKITVFKMKAKKNYRRKQGHRQPYTKLVVEAINA
- a CDS encoding Spo0B domain-containing protein translates to MTTKLLTVNEVLRFANHDFLNQLNLISMNLDLQRIEEAKQIIKNISDNSKKLSNMNKLQLPQTLEWLQTFTWRFPAIDLKLHSDVQQAVNQPQLDEKLAQYLENTVIHIYDGLDAYAEHQLQITTKSDASQFQLIFHLTGNWSEMPIIKETEHMCIDMIEVTNHSLHYVLSAGLE
- the minD gene encoding septum site-determining protein MinD codes for the protein MGEAIVITSGKGGVGKTTTSANLGTALALQGKKVCLVDTDIGLRNLDVVLGLENRIIYDLVDVVEGRCKVHQALVKDKRVDDKLFLLPAAQTTDKNAVTPEQMKSLVNELKSDFDYVLIDCPAGIEQGYRNAVAGADRAIVVTTPEISAVRDADRIIGLLEQEEIEAPKLIINRVRHHLMASGDTMDITEVTTHLSIDLLGIIIDSEDVISSSNKGEPIVMNPDNKASLGYRNIARRILGESVPLMSIEPEPKGMFAKIKSLFTK
- a CDS encoding ribosomal-processing cysteine protease Prp, whose amino-acid sequence is MITVTIYSDENRKSYGFEISGHALSDVYGRDLVCAGASAIAFGAVNAIPQLTGITPEIEQGDEGGYLKVTIPNDLERETDDKLQMILNTMVTQFYTMTASYSDFIELKYKMV
- a CDS encoding site-2 protease family protein — encoded protein: MLRITIHPLLLLVLLMMVFTGNIALYSIILCSLIVHEMGHLLAAKAVNLQLKSCVIMPYGGEIKLRQEGTYLQRLIIALGGPCATLIGMASCMLLPPLLAAPFFKVQFYLLCLNLLPFLPLDGGKIICYLLLTLFPKAKIYELFLSLSLCFFTIIAILAFIMLPKSIPVLLLSILLWINLVGEWKYRKYRIAYEKIVLNRLT
- the rpmA gene encoding 50S ribosomal protein L27; this translates as MNLLLTLDLQFFASKKGVGSTKNGRDSESKRLGAKRADGQFVTGGSILYRQRGTKIYPGTNVGRGGDDTLFAKVDGVVKFERLGRDKKKVSVYPVAQEA